One Blattabacterium cuenoti DNA window includes the following coding sequences:
- a CDS encoding indole-3-glycerol phosphate synthase TrpC, with protein MNILEKIIAKKKLEIKKNKIINSIKKLENNIFFNRKTISLKKNIKKNLHGGIIAEFKLKSPSKGIINQSVDIKNVVVEYELAKVSGISILTDFNFYGSINDVIQSRYLVSIPLLRKDFIIDEYQIIESKSIGADVILLIASILSKKEIKIFTKIAKSIGLEVIIELHKESDLEKITDNIDFVGVNNRDLQSFKINKKNCFFLYPKIPNDYLKLAESGIDSIEDIIKLKKIGYNGFLIGEYFMKEKNPGKKCITFMKEFIEK; from the coding sequence ATGAATATACTTGAAAAAATTATAGCAAAAAAGAAATTAGAAATTAAAAAAAATAAAATTATAAATTCTATAAAAAAATTGGAAAATAATATTTTTTTTAATAGAAAAACTATATCATTAAAAAAAAATATAAAAAAAAATTTACATGGGGGTATTATCGCTGAGTTTAAATTAAAATCTCCTTCAAAAGGAATTATAAATCAGTCTGTTGATATTAAAAATGTTGTTGTAGAGTATGAATTGGCTAAAGTTAGCGGTATATCTATTTTAACTGATTTTAATTTTTATGGATCTATTAATGATGTTATACAATCACGTTATTTAGTTTCTATTCCGTTATTAAGAAAAGATTTTATTATCGATGAATATCAAATTATTGAATCTAAATCAATAGGAGCAGACGTTATATTATTAATTGCTAGTATTTTATCAAAAAAAGAAATAAAAATTTTTACTAAAATTGCTAAATCTATTGGATTAGAAGTAATAATAGAATTACATAAAGAAAGTGACTTAGAAAAAATAACGGATAATATAGATTTTGTTGGAGTTAATAATAGAGATTTACAATCTTTCAAAATTAATAAAAAAAATTGCTTTTTTTTATATCCTAAAATTCCCAATGATTATCTAAAATTAGCAGAAAGTGGTATAGATAGTATAGAAGATATAATTAAATTAAAAAAAATAGGTTATAATGGATTTTTGATAGGAGAATATTTTATGAAAGAAAAAAATCCTGGAAAAAAATGTATTACTTTCATGAAAGAATTTATCGAAAAATAA
- the trpD gene encoding anthranilate phosphoribosyltransferase, translating to MNKILKDLFLEKDLTKNEAKKLMLEMLNGNMNTTQIMAITSIYNIRNPNVEEIIGFYEAMNELSIKIDLTDFNDVAINIVGTGGDEKNTFNISTIACFIIAGTGEKVIKHGNFNSSSITGSSNIMEKLGYRFTVKEKNIKNQLKYVGICYLHAPIFYPFLKKISIYRKQLGIKTIFNTLGPLLNPGNPKNLLLGVNSLELARIYHYIYQNTKNNYAIIHSLDGYDEISLTSDIKCYTNNGEKYYCKEELNKKKIKINIEELKGGNNLIDNIKIFMNVLSGNGTPTQNEVVLVNSTFALNLLNKNDFETNYDKAKYSLKSGNAKNVLKKLLNL from the coding sequence ATGAATAAAATTTTAAAAGATCTTTTCTTAGAAAAAGATTTAACAAAAAATGAAGCAAAAAAATTAATGTTGGAAATGTTGAATGGTAATATGAATACTACTCAAATTATGGCAATTACGTCTATTTATAATATAAGAAATCCTAATGTAGAAGAAATTATAGGATTTTATGAAGCAATGAATGAATTGTCAATTAAAATAGATCTTACAGATTTTAATGATGTTGCAATTAATATTGTAGGAACAGGAGGTGATGAAAAAAATACATTTAATATTTCTACAATAGCTTGTTTTATTATAGCAGGAACAGGTGAAAAAGTTATTAAACATGGTAATTTTAATTCATCTTCTATAACTGGATCATCTAATATTATGGAAAAATTGGGTTATCGTTTTACTGTTAAAGAAAAAAATATAAAAAATCAGTTAAAATATGTAGGAATTTGTTATTTACATGCACCAATATTTTATCCTTTTTTAAAAAAAATTTCTATATATAGAAAACAATTAGGAATTAAAACAATATTTAATACTCTTGGTCCATTATTAAATCCAGGTAATCCAAAAAATTTATTATTAGGTGTTAATAGTTTAGAATTAGCTAGAATTTATCATTATATATATCAAAATACGAAAAATAACTATGCTATTATTCATAGTTTAGATGGTTATGATGAAATATCATTAACTAGTGATATAAAATGTTATACAAATAATGGAGAAAAATATTATTGTAAAGAAGAACTAAATAAAAAAAAAATAAAAATAAATATAGAAGAATTAAAAGGAGGAAATAATTTAATAGATAATATAAAAATTTTCATGAATGTATTATCTGGTAATGGCACTCCTACTCAAAATGAGGTAGTTTTAGTTAATTCTACATTTGCATTAAACTTGTTGAATAAAAATGATTTTGAAACCAATTATGATAAAGCTAAGTATTCTTTAAAAAGTGGAAATGCTAAGAATGTTCTCAAAAAATTATTGAATTTATAA
- a CDS encoding anthranilate synthase component II, with amino-acid sequence MNKILVLDNYDSFTYNLVYTIKKSTKNLVQVFRNNEITLSDIEKYDKIILSPGPGLPKQVNILKPLIKTYSSTKSIFGVCLGLQAIGEVFGATLINTKKVYHGVSSFIKIIDKKEIIFNQLPNKIKVGRYHSWMISPYNFPKDLKITAIGSKGEIMAIRHNFYNICGVQFHPESILTPHGKKIIYNWLNVK; translated from the coding sequence ATGAATAAAATATTAGTTTTAGATAACTATGATTCTTTTACTTATAATCTTGTTTATACTATAAAAAAATCTACAAAAAATTTAGTACAAGTATTTAGAAATAATGAAATTACGCTTTCAGATATAGAAAAATATGATAAAATTATATTGTCACCTGGCCCTGGTTTACCCAAACAAGTAAATATTTTAAAACCTTTAATTAAAACATATTCTTCTACTAAAAGTATTTTCGGGGTATGTTTAGGGTTACAAGCTATAGGAGAAGTTTTTGGCGCAACTCTTATAAACACAAAAAAAGTATATCATGGTGTATCTAGTTTTATAAAAATTATAGATAAAAAAGAAATTATTTTTAATCAATTACCAAATAAAATAAAAGTAGGAAGATATCATTCTTGGATGATATCTCCATATAATTTTCCAAAAGATTTAAAAATAACAGCTATTGGTAGTAAAGGAGAAATTATGGCAATTCGTCATAATTTTTATAATATATGTGGAGTACAATTTCATCCTGAATCTATTCTTACTCCACATGGAAAAAAAATAATATATAACTGGTTAAATGTAAAATAG
- a CDS encoding anthranilate synthase component I family protein — translation MLKFNFKIIRKEMMNDTTTPVELYLKLRDIFPNTLLLEFSNPCYLNNYKNKISIICINSISELILEKNILKILYPNNNIHKHIFINDEFNIQNIIDDFFQVFQFDESSCDKYSYEYTGLYGYISYDSIQHFEKIKFYVPVKEYYNVPKIRIGFYRNLIIFNYFENKLNIIEYQYNNKNTNINQIIKIIKKKIFSSFSFNTIGNCKSNVTDNEYKNMVSNGIKHCLRGDVYQIVLSRQYIQNFKGDEFNIYRALRFINPSPYLFYFDYGYYKIFGSSPESQLIIYNNIAYINPIAGTIKRSIKNNNNSLIKDPKENSEHIMLVDLARNDLSKNSSDVKVEILKKIEKFSHVLHMVSRVSGSVKKNLSIIKIFGDTFPSGTLSGAPKYKAMELIDKIENQNRGTYGGAIGFFGIKNRIINTAIIIRSFISKENTIFFQAGAGIVSDSKENKELEEVNNKLIALFKSIELAKNI, via the coding sequence ATGTTGAAATTTAATTTTAAAATAATTCGAAAAGAAATGATGAATGATACTACTACTCCAGTGGAATTATATTTAAAATTAAGAGATATCTTTCCTAATACTTTATTACTAGAATTTTCAAATCCATGTTATTTAAATAACTATAAAAATAAAATATCTATTATTTGTATAAATTCTATTTCAGAGTTAATATTAGAAAAAAATATATTAAAAATATTATATCCTAATAATAATATACATAAACATATATTTATTAATGATGAATTTAATATTCAAAATATAATTGATGATTTTTTTCAAGTATTTCAATTTGATGAATCATCATGTGATAAATATTCATATGAATATACCGGTTTATATGGATATATATCTTACGATAGTATTCAACATTTTGAAAAAATCAAATTTTATGTTCCTGTTAAAGAATATTATAATGTACCTAAAATACGTATAGGTTTTTATAGAAACTTAATTATATTTAACTATTTTGAAAATAAATTAAATATAATTGAATACCAATACAATAATAAAAATACTAATATTAATCAAATAATAAAAATAATAAAAAAAAAAATTTTTTCATCTTTTTCATTTAATACAATTGGAAATTGTAAATCCAATGTTACAGATAATGAATATAAAAATATGGTATCCAATGGAATAAAACATTGTTTACGTGGAGACGTTTATCAAATCGTATTATCTCGTCAGTATATACAAAATTTTAAAGGAGATGAATTTAATATTTATCGTGCTTTAAGATTTATTAATCCTTCTCCATATCTTTTTTATTTTGATTATGGATATTACAAAATTTTTGGTTCTTCTCCAGAATCACAATTAATCATTTATAATAATATTGCTTACATAAATCCTATAGCTGGTACAATCAAAAGATCAATAAAAAATAATAACAATAGTTTAATAAAAGATCCTAAGGAAAATTCCGAGCATATTATGCTTGTTGATTTAGCTAGAAATGATTTAAGTAAAAATTCATCTGATGTAAAAGTAGAAATATTAAAAAAAATTGAGAAATTTTCCCATGTATTACATATGGTCTCTAGAGTATCTGGATCTGTAAAAAAAAATTTATCTATTATTAAAATCTTTGGAGATACATTTCCTTCTGGAACTTTATCAGGAGCTCCAAAATATAAGGCTATGGAATTGATTGACAAAATTGAGAATCAAAATAGGGGTACATATGGTGGAGCTATAGGATTTTTTGGAATAAAAAATCGTATTATTAATACAGCTATAATAATTAGATCTTTTATAAGCAAAGAAAATACTATTTTTTTTCAAGCAGGGGCTGGAATAGTATCTGATTCAAAAGAAAATAAGGAATTAGAAGAAGTAAATAACAAACTTATTGCATTGTTTAAATCTATAGAATTAGCTAAAAATATATGA
- a CDS encoding glycine cleavage system protein H — protein sequence MYPDILKYSKNHEWVGIIKPTKENGIKKDDNHAYVGISFFAQKELGDIIYLDIENSIVDRIIKKGEIFGTIEAVKTISDLFMPVLGKVLEINEKSVSHPEFINEDSCKIWIIKIKILCIEDYNKLMTLKEYETFSKSL from the coding sequence ATGTATCCTGATATTTTAAAATATAGTAAAAATCATGAATGGGTAGGAATAATAAAACCTACGAAAGAAAATGGGATAAAAAAAGATGATAATCATGCTTATGTGGGGATTAGTTTTTTTGCTCAAAAAGAATTAGGAGACATAATATATCTGGATATAGAAAATTCTATAGTAGATAGAATAATAAAAAAAGGAGAAATATTTGGGACCATAGAAGCAGTAAAAACTATTTCAGATTTATTTATGCCTGTTTTAGGTAAAGTTTTAGAAATAAATGAAAAATCTGTATCCCATCCGGAATTTATAAATGAAGATTCTTGTAAAATATGGATAATAAAGATAAAAATATTATGTATTGAAGATTATAATAAATTAATGACATTAAAAGAATACGAAACTTTTTCAAAAAGTTTATAA